A part of Scophthalmus maximus strain ysfricsl-2021 chromosome 20, ASM2237912v1, whole genome shotgun sequence genomic DNA contains:
- the il11ra gene encoding interleukin-11 receptor subunit alpha isoform X1: MPGLLSSAACLTVIWFLSLSLRPSCAQIWTDEVSGVQYGRLESNVTVACGKSQTRTPVLWHLNHSSALPWHRVTSDGTLLLLHVDHSAQGLYSCYDNHGLLLHSVKLRLGHPPGLLSISCQVPSHKHVRCSWVDPVKTFLPAQYNASFRGSSQEWAPCVVDVASKHCEVDNPAFWQTIHTLRVTVTNGLGSETTYVRLKLHELLKPDPPDSLLVKELEGFPKRLIVSWKFPSSWPVYTSFPLMFQIRYRPQGSVYWSDIYSEESPVVIFDALAGHLHQVQIRAHDDVNAESQWSEWSPLILVRPWEGKEAYTTPDPTEELPPEERIPDYYFPFNTKPETSTEKSHNPVIDGEGNLGLVILLVLFSVVILITVPSLIYVVWMRQRRRDHVTKQELTSMVKMKSMPI, from the exons TGTCAGGCGTGCAGTACGGGCGCCTGGAGTCAAATGTGACAGTGGCATGCGGGAAGTCGCAAACCAG GACACCTGTGTTGTGGCATCTCAACCACAGCTCGGCGTTGCCGTGGCACCGAGTGACGTCCGACGGCACCTTGCTCCTGCTGCACGTCGACCACTCAGCGCAGGGCCTCTACAGCTGCTACGATAACCACGGGCTGCTCCTTCACTCGGTCAAACTCCGGCTTGGTc ATCCCCCCGGGCTCTTGAGCATTTCCTGTCAAGTGCCCAGTCACAAACACGTTCGCTGCTCCTGGGTGGACCCGGTCAAGACCTTCCTGCCTGCCCAGTACAATGCCTCCTTCAG gggCAGCAGTCAGGAGTGGGCGCCGTGTGTCGTGGATGTCGCCAGCAAGCATTGTGAGGTGGATAACCCCGCCTTCTGGCAGACCATCCACACGCTCAGAGTCACGGTGACCAACGGCCTCGGGTCCGAGACGACATACGTCCGGTTGAAGTTACACGAATTAT TGAAGCCAGACCCTCCAGATTCCCTGCTGGTGAAGGAACTGGAAGGTTTTCCGAAGAGGCTGATCGTCTCGTGGAAGTTTCCCTCCTCCTGGCCGGTGTACACCTCGTTCCCCCTCATGTTCCAGATCCGATACAGGCCACAGGGCTCCGTATACTGGTCAGAC ATCTACTCAGAGGAGAGTCCGGTCGTGATATTCGACGCCCTGGCCGGCCACCTCCACCAGGTGCAGATCCGAGCCCACGACGACGTGAACGCCGAGAGCCAGTGGAGCGAATGGAGCCCCCTGATTCTGGTCCGGCCCTGGGAAGGTAAGGAAG CCTACACCACCCCCGACCCGACGGAGGAGCTCCCACCAGAGGAAAGAATACCAGACTATTATTTCCCGTTCAACACGAAGCCCGAAACCTCGACTGAAAAATCACACA ATCCTGTAATCGACGGTGAAGGTAATTTGGGTTTGGTGATTTTGCTGGTTTTGTTCTCCGTGGTCATCCTCATCACCGTCCCTTCCCTCATCTATGTCGTGtg GATGAGGCAGAGGCGGCGCGACCATGTGACCAAACAGGAACTCACCTCTATGGTCAAGATGAAGTCCATGCCAATCTAA
- the il11ra gene encoding interleukin-11 receptor subunit alpha isoform X2: MPGLLSSAACLTVIWFLSLSLRPSCAQIWTDEVSGVQYGRLESNVTVACGKSQTRTPVLWHLNHSSALPWHRVTSDGTLLLLHVDHSAQGLYSCYDNHGLLLHSVKLRLGHPPGLLSISCQVPSHKHVRCSWVDPVKTFLPAQYNASFRGSSQEWAPCVVDVASKHCEVDNPAFWQTIHTLRVTVTNGLGSETTYVRLKLHELLKPDPPDSLLVKELEGFPKRLIVSWKFPSSWPVYTSFPLMFQIRYRPQGSVYWSDIYSEESPVVIFDALAGHLHQVQIRAHDDVNAESQWSEWSPLILVRPWEAYTTPDPTEELPPEERIPDYYFPFNTKPETSTEKSHNPVIDGEGNLGLVILLVLFSVVILITVPSLIYVVWMRQRRRDHVTKQELTSMVKMKSMPI, translated from the exons TGTCAGGCGTGCAGTACGGGCGCCTGGAGTCAAATGTGACAGTGGCATGCGGGAAGTCGCAAACCAG GACACCTGTGTTGTGGCATCTCAACCACAGCTCGGCGTTGCCGTGGCACCGAGTGACGTCCGACGGCACCTTGCTCCTGCTGCACGTCGACCACTCAGCGCAGGGCCTCTACAGCTGCTACGATAACCACGGGCTGCTCCTTCACTCGGTCAAACTCCGGCTTGGTc ATCCCCCCGGGCTCTTGAGCATTTCCTGTCAAGTGCCCAGTCACAAACACGTTCGCTGCTCCTGGGTGGACCCGGTCAAGACCTTCCTGCCTGCCCAGTACAATGCCTCCTTCAG gggCAGCAGTCAGGAGTGGGCGCCGTGTGTCGTGGATGTCGCCAGCAAGCATTGTGAGGTGGATAACCCCGCCTTCTGGCAGACCATCCACACGCTCAGAGTCACGGTGACCAACGGCCTCGGGTCCGAGACGACATACGTCCGGTTGAAGTTACACGAATTAT TGAAGCCAGACCCTCCAGATTCCCTGCTGGTGAAGGAACTGGAAGGTTTTCCGAAGAGGCTGATCGTCTCGTGGAAGTTTCCCTCCTCCTGGCCGGTGTACACCTCGTTCCCCCTCATGTTCCAGATCCGATACAGGCCACAGGGCTCCGTATACTGGTCAGAC ATCTACTCAGAGGAGAGTCCGGTCGTGATATTCGACGCCCTGGCCGGCCACCTCCACCAGGTGCAGATCCGAGCCCACGACGACGTGAACGCCGAGAGCCAGTGGAGCGAATGGAGCCCCCTGATTCTGGTCCGGCCCTGGGAAG CCTACACCACCCCCGACCCGACGGAGGAGCTCCCACCAGAGGAAAGAATACCAGACTATTATTTCCCGTTCAACACGAAGCCCGAAACCTCGACTGAAAAATCACACA ATCCTGTAATCGACGGTGAAGGTAATTTGGGTTTGGTGATTTTGCTGGTTTTGTTCTCCGTGGTCATCCTCATCACCGTCCCTTCCCTCATCTATGTCGTGtg GATGAGGCAGAGGCGGCGCGACCATGTGACCAAACAGGAACTCACCTCTATGGTCAAGATGAAGTCCATGCCAATCTAA
- the tmem267 gene encoding transmembrane protein 267: MQGFYSKLDSSASSSPLLGAGLGAAGGPVPLSLAVETEKAQALLQTFSSASLLASAGLGMFCVAADHALQLSAVQHHLWLRAALDNATHGLVGLWSWAVVIGLRKKSDLYEVLLAGLLASIIDLDHFYMAGSLSLKAAVSLPQRPPLHCSSLIPALCLSLRLLMWVGRLKDAWCSLPWMIFVSMATHHVRDAARHGLWVCPFGHTAPLPYWLYVSTTATLPHLCSVLMYLTGTRDVISTKHGVAIDV; this comes from the exons ATGCAAGGATTCTACTCCAAGCTCgactcctccgcctcctcgtcccCGCTGCTGGGGGCGGGCCTCGGGGCGGCCGGCGGCCCCGTGCCCCTCAGCCTGGCCGTGGAGACGGAGAAGGCCCAGGCCCTCCTGCAGACGTTCAGCTCCGCCTCGCTGCTGGCGTCCGCGGGCCTCGGCATGTTCTGCGTGGCGGCGGACCACGCGCTGCAGCTGTCGGCCGTCCAGCACCACCTGTGGCTGCGCGCCGCCCTGGACAACGCCACGCACGGGCTGGTGGGGCTGTGGTCGTGGGCGGTGGTAATCGGACTGAGGAAAAAGAGCGATCTGTACGAGGTGCTGCTGGCCGGACTCCTGGCGTCGATCATTGACCTGGACCACTTCTACATGGCGGGATCACTGTCACTCAAG GCGGCGGTGTCCCTCCCCCAGCGTCCCCCCCTGcactgctcctccctcatccccGCGCTGTGCCTCTCCCTGCGCCTCCTCATGTGGGTCGGCCGCCTCAAGGACGCCTGGTGCTCCCTGCCGTGGATGATCTTCGTCTCCATGGCGACGCACCACGTGCGCGACGCCGCGCGCCACGGCCTGTGGGTGTGCCCATTCGGCCACACGGCGCCGCTGCCCTACTGGCTGTACGTCAGCACCACGGCGACGCTGCCGCACCTGTGCTCGGTGCTCATGTACCTGACGGGCACCCGGGACGTGATCTCCACCAAACACGGGGTGGCCATCGACGTCTAG